Part of the Shewanella eurypsychrophilus genome is shown below.
AATCGGTCCATACCATCGGGATTTTGGCTGGGAGTGATCAAGACAATGGTGTCGTCTAGGAGTTGTTTTATCCATTGCTCATTACTTGAAGCAAGAAAATAGCTTAATGCCATGGCCGAATGAGCGCCACTGGCTTCGTCACCATGGATAGAATAAGCCAACCAGATCACTAAAGGACCTGATTGTTTGTCACCGGTTTTGACTCGTTGACGTTGATTTATAATGTCGTCTAAATTGTGCTGATTCTTTTTTGAGGTGATCACAGCCGTGAGTTGTTGCCTCGCCTCATGAGTTTGACCACTTAATTCGAGTGATACCCTTTCGCTATCATTGGCTAGCTGCTTCAGATAGAAATTGAGTTGGTCATGACGAAGGTGCCATTGTCCTAGTGGATAGCCTAAGAAAGATTCAGGTGAGGTAAGGGTTGGATCTGAACCTGATTTTGAGATCTGGATCACCGTTTGCGGATCTGCAGCAAGAGAAGTAGCAGTGAGGCAAAACGAACTCACTAACGTTAGAAGCAACAGGAAAACTCTCAACATAGATATGATTTTTATTCTTGTATTATATAAGGTTAAATTATCAGCTAGAGGGAATTATAGCCACAGTTAACGCTTGATTCCATCAGAGAAAATGTCGACTCAGTCATGATGATGAGATAAAAAACACTCAATTTATCTCCGAAAAGGCCAAAGCAATTTACAAAGGGACTACAAAGCTTCACTGAGTCGGAGTATCATACCTCTATATCTTACTAAAACAGTCAAGTTTTACCAGACGGAGCATGTCTTAATGATCACCATTTCCGATGCAGCTCAGGCTCATTTTGTTACCTTGTTAGCAGATCAGTCCGAAGGAACTCATATTCGTGTATTTGTAATCAGTCCTGGTACTGCTACAGCTGAGTGCGGCGTTTCATACTGTCCACCAGATGCCGTTGAAGCCGATGATACGGAACTAGAATTTAATGGCTTTAACGCCATGGTCGACGAAAAGAGCGTACCATTCTTAGAAGATGCCACCATCGATTTCGTTACCGATCAACTTGGTTCACAGCTTACCCTAAAAGCACCGAATGCTAAGATGCGTAAAGTTGCTAGTGACGCCTCTCTCAATGAGCGTATCGAGTATGTGATTCAATCTGAAATTAATCCGCAACTCGCAAGTCATGGTGGCAACATTATGCTGATGGAAGTGTCTGAAGAAGGCGTGGCTATCTTGCAGTTTGGCGGTGGTT
Proteins encoded:
- the nfuA gene encoding Fe-S biogenesis protein NfuA; this encodes MITISDAAQAHFVTLLADQSEGTHIRVFVISPGTATAECGVSYCPPDAVEADDTELEFNGFNAMVDEKSVPFLEDATIDFVTDQLGSQLTLKAPNAKMRKVASDASLNERIEYVIQSEINPQLASHGGNIMLMEVSEEGVAILQFGGGCNGCSMVDVTLKDGIEKQLLEMFPGELTGVKDITEHQAGDHSYQ